In one window of Ovis aries strain OAR_USU_Benz2616 breed Rambouillet chromosome 3, ARS-UI_Ramb_v3.0, whole genome shotgun sequence DNA:
- the MYF5 gene encoding myogenic factor 5 yields the protein MDMMDGCQFSPSEYFYDGSCIPSPEGEFGDEFEPRVAAFGAHKADLQGSDEDEHVRAPTGHHQAGHCLMWACKACKRKSTTMDRRKAATMRERRRLKKVNQAFDTLKRCTTTNPNQRLPKVEILRNAIRYIESLQELLREQVENYYSLPGQNCSEPTSPTSSCSDGMPECNSPIWSRKSSSFDSVYCPDVPNVYATDKSSLSSLDCLSSIVDRITNSEQPGLPLQDPASLSPVASTDSQPATPGASSSRLIYHVL from the exons ATGGACATGATGGACGGCTGCCAGTTCTCGCCCTCTGAGTACTTCTACGACGGCTCCTGCATCCCATCCCCCGAGGGCGAGTTCGGGGACGAGTTTGAGCCGCGAGTGGCTGCTTTCGGGGCTCACAAGGCAGACCTGCAAGGCTCAGACGAGGACGAGCACGTGCGAGCACCCACGGGCCACCACCAGGCCGGCCACTGCCTCATGTGGGCCTGCAAAGCATGCAAGAGGAAGTCCACCACCATGGATCGGCGGAAGGCGGCCACCATGCGCGAGCGGAGACGCCTGAAGAAGGTCAACCAGGCTTTCGACACGCTCAAGCGGTGCACCACGACCAACCCTAACCAGAGGCTGCCCAAGGTGGAGATCCTCAGGAATGCCATCCGCTACATTGAGAGCCTGCAGGAGCTGCTAAGGGAACAGGTGGAGAactactatagcctgccagggcaGAACTGTTCTGAGCCCACCAGCCCCACCTCAAGTTGCTCTGATGGCATG CCTGAATGTAACAGCCCTATCTGGTCCAGAAAGAGCAGCAGTTTTGACAGCGTCTACTGTCCTGATGTACCAAATG TATATGCCACGGATAAAAGCTCCTTATCCAGCTTGGATTGCTTATCCAGCATAGTGGATCGGATCACCAACTCAGAGCAACCTGGATTGCCTCTCCAGGatccagcctctctctccccagttGCCAGCACCGATTCTCAGCCTGCAACTCCAGGGGCCTCTAGTTCCAGGCTCATTTATCATGTGCTATGA